Proteins from one Telopea speciosissima isolate NSW1024214 ecotype Mountain lineage chromosome 1, Tspe_v1, whole genome shotgun sequence genomic window:
- the LOC122657140 gene encoding uncharacterized protein LOC122657140 produces MGNCSNKGAIERSNGDFIRIMTDSGGIMELEGPLQVRNIIEDFPGYGVFRRDQVSSRLFHHDKLLNGHSYYLLPLKKDDQKMDMGMDIDMKLVSEGKSGRNSSVGTTTTTTTRPALEVLPSPGKGVWRVKLVIDTKELGEILSEQVNTEALIEKMRSAASSANATPKRRKGGPWGLARRPNLSNVCKLAMEDHK; encoded by the coding sequence ATGGGAAACTGCTCTAACAAAGGAGCAATCGAAAGAAGTAATGGTGATTTCATCCGAATCATGACGGATTCCGGTGGGATAATGGAGTTGGAAGGACCCCTTCAGGTCCGAAACATCATTGAAGATTTTCCTGGATATGGTGTTTTCCGGCGGGATCAGGTGTCTTCGCGGTTGTTCCACCATGATAAGCTTCTCAATGGTCATTCATACTATCTTCTTCCATTGAAGAAGGATGATCAGAAGATGGATATGGGCATGGACATAGACATGAAGTTGGTCAGTGAAGGCAAATCGGGGAGAAATTCATCGGTaggaaccaccaccaccaccacaaccaggCCAGCCCTTGAAGTCTTGCCATCGCCGGGGAAAGGTGTTTGGAGAGTGAAATTGGTGATTGACACTAAGGAACTTGGGGAGATATTGTCTGAGCAGGTGAACACAGAGGCTTTGATTGAGAAGATGAGGAGTGCTGCTAGCTCGGCTAATGCCACTCCAAAGCGACGCAAAGGGGGTCCTTGGGGTCTGGCTCGGAGACCCAACCTTTCTAATGTGTGTAAGTTAGCCATGGAAGATCACAAGTAG